One Ctenopharyngodon idella isolate HZGC_01 chromosome 9, HZGC01, whole genome shotgun sequence DNA window includes the following coding sequences:
- the insig2 gene encoding insulin-induced gene 2 protein: MAEIAALNGGAPMRRGPYISMITNRTMNLLIRAAMLFMVGVFLALVLNLLQVQRNVTLFPPDVISSIFSSAWWVPPCCGTAAALIGLLYPCMDRRLGEPHKLKREWSNVMRCVAVFVGINHASAKVDFANNVQLSLTLAALSVGLWWTFDRSRSGFGLGVIIATLATLATQLLVYNGVFQYTSPDFLYIRSWLPCIFFAGVITVGNIGRQLALYEYKVSQEKSHQD; the protein is encoded by the exons ATGGCGGAGATTGCAGCACTGAACGGCGGTGCTCCGATGCGCCGCGGGCCCTACATCAGCATGATCACCAATCGGACGATGAACTTGCTGATCCGCGCCGCCATGCTCTTCATGGTGGGCGTGTTTCTAGCGCTGGTGCTGAACCTGCTGCAGGTGCAGCGTAACGTCACGCTCTTCCCTCCTGACGTCATCAGCAGCATCTTCTCGTCTGCCTGGTGGGTTCCTCCCTGCTGTGGGACGGCTGCAG CGTTGATAGGTTTGCTGTACCCCTGTATGGACCGGCGTCTTGGGGAGCCCCATAAGCTCAAGAGGGAGTGGTCTAATGTCATGCGCTGTGTGGCCGTCTTTGTGGGCATAAACCACGCCAGTGCT AAGGTGGACTTTGCGAATAATGTGCAGCTGTCATTGACGCTGGCTGCCCTGTCGGTCGGCCTGTGGTGGACGTTTGATCGCTCACGCAGTGGGTTTGGGCTTGGTGTCATCATTGCAACACTAGCCACACTCGCCACTCAGCTGCTGGTTTACAACGGAGTTTTTCA ATACACCTCCCCTGACTTCCTGTACATTCGGTCCTGGCTGCCGTGTATCTTCTTCGCAGGAGTGATAACCGTGGGGAATATCGGACGACAGCTCGCTCTG TACGAGTACAAAGTCAGTCAGGAAAAGAGCCATCAGGATTAA